Proteins from a genomic interval of Rickettsia sp. Oklahoma-10:
- a CDS encoding amino acid permease codes for MSFLKKKSFESVKEIGSSSGLSKTLRAFDLILLGLGSMIGTGVFVVTGIIAAKYSGPAVMLSYAIAGITCIFVALVYTELAAMLPTSGSIYTYSYVAFGEVFAWMIGSVIILELGVAAGIVAAGWSGYVQGILAAGGINLPTELTTVPTNGGILNLPAFLISVFIGFILYLGTKDSTRLNAILVFIKMAAIFVFILAAAPHFDSTNWSNFMPFGFSNVLVGASILFLAFTGFGTIATAAEECKNPKRDIMIGIIGSLVLTTIFYVTMAGLVTGIAPFDQLNNDQPLAYALTINNSKIGSAIVATGAVCGMMTVLMMNIYGTSRIFYAIARDGLLPKSFAKLHPKYDSPYITIIIFASLAAILGGFCSTELLTQLTSMGALIDYITVTVIVVLFRIKLPDVQRPFKCPLVFIIVPFIFITCVYLLFIQIYDSEFNLLTAGRVLIYWFIIIFVVYIVRSFFMIKEQN; via the coding sequence ATGAGTTTTTTAAAGAAGAAAAGTTTTGAATCTGTAAAGGAGATAGGTAGTTCAAGCGGTCTTAGCAAGACACTTAGAGCGTTCGATTTAATATTACTGGGTCTTGGTTCAATGATCGGTACCGGTGTATTTGTCGTTACCGGTATAATTGCTGCTAAATACTCAGGACCTGCAGTCATGCTATCTTATGCTATTGCAGGTATTACCTGTATTTTCGTAGCACTTGTTTATACCGAACTTGCCGCAATGCTTCCGACTTCCGGAAGTATTTATACTTATTCCTATGTTGCATTTGGTGAAGTATTCGCCTGGATGATTGGTAGTGTTATAATATTAGAGCTTGGTGTTGCTGCGGGAATAGTAGCTGCTGGTTGGTCTGGTTACGTACAGGGAATACTTGCCGCTGGTGGCATTAACTTACCGACAGAACTAACTACGGTACCAACAAACGGAGGGATATTAAATCTACCGGCATTTTTAATTTCAGTATTTATTGGATTTATTTTATATTTAGGTACTAAAGACAGTACGCGACTAAATGCAATTTTAGTTTTTATAAAAATGGCTGCAATATTTGTATTTATACTTGCTGCTGCTCCGCATTTTGACTCTACTAACTGGAGCAATTTTATGCCATTCGGTTTTAGTAATGTTTTAGTAGGTGCATCTATTTTGTTCTTAGCTTTCACAGGCTTTGGAACGATTGCAACCGCAGCTGAGGAATGTAAAAATCCAAAACGTGATATAATGATTGGTATTATAGGTTCGCTTGTTTTAACAACTATATTCTATGTAACGATGGCAGGACTTGTTACTGGTATTGCGCCTTTTGATCAGTTAAATAACGATCAACCGCTTGCTTATGCTTTAACTATTAATAATAGCAAGATTGGTTCTGCTATAGTTGCAACTGGTGCTGTTTGCGGGATGATGACGGTGTTAATGATGAATATATATGGAACGTCACGTATTTTCTATGCAATTGCACGTGACGGTTTACTACCGAAAAGTTTTGCAAAACTACACCCAAAATATGATAGCCCATATATTACAATTATAATATTTGCATCTCTTGCAGCTATTCTTGGAGGATTTTGTTCTACAGAATTATTAACACAATTAACTTCAATGGGAGCGCTTATTGATTATATAACCGTCACAGTAATAGTGGTATTATTTAGGATAAAGTTACCTGATGTACAAAGGCCTTTTAAATGTCCTTTAGTATTTATTATTGTACCGTTTATTTTTATTACTTGTGTATATTTACTATTTATTCAAATATATGACAGTGAATTTAATTTATTAACAGCAGGTCGTGTATTAATATATTGGTTTATTATAATATTTGTTGTATATATTGTAAGATCATTTTTTATGATAAAAGAACAAAATTAG
- the mnmA gene encoding tRNA 2-thiouridine(34) synthase MnmA has protein sequence MINLGDKQSTIVVAMSGGVDSSAVAAMLHEQGYNVIGITLQLYDHGIAVGKKNACCAGQDIYDAKMVANKLGIPHYVLDYESKFKESVIDNFVDSYLQGETPLPCVQCNKLVKFRDLIKTAKELGAVQLATGHYVRKINVDNRAELYTGLDPVKDQSYFLFTTTKEQLEYLTFPLGGLTKDETRKLASKFGLDVAYKPDSQDICFVPDRNYKSVITKIRPGSSERGKIIHINGFELGEHSGIINYTIGQRRGLGVAYNEPLYVIKIDPNNNIVYVGPESALNVQEFIIKDVNWLADEIQDNEKLEVAVKIRSTRPPRLAEISKFGDDKMKVKFLSEEKAVAPGQACVIYAGERVLGGGWITRDIIITP, from the coding sequence ATGATTAATTTAGGTGATAAGCAGTCTACCATAGTTGTTGCAATGTCCGGCGGTGTTGATAGTTCAGCAGTTGCGGCAATGCTGCATGAACAAGGATATAATGTAATAGGTATTACCTTACAGCTATATGATCACGGTATAGCAGTAGGCAAAAAAAATGCCTGTTGTGCTGGTCAGGATATTTATGATGCTAAAATGGTCGCAAATAAGCTAGGTATTCCTCATTATGTACTTGATTATGAGAGTAAATTTAAAGAGTCGGTAATAGATAATTTTGTCGATAGCTATTTACAAGGTGAAACACCGCTTCCATGTGTGCAATGTAATAAATTGGTAAAATTTAGGGATCTAATTAAAACGGCTAAAGAGCTTGGAGCAGTGCAGCTTGCTACCGGTCATTACGTACGAAAAATAAATGTTGATAACAGAGCGGAATTATATACAGGGCTTGATCCGGTAAAAGATCAGAGTTATTTTTTGTTTACAACAACTAAAGAACAATTGGAATATTTAACTTTCCCTCTAGGTGGGCTTACTAAGGATGAAACACGTAAGCTTGCTAGTAAATTCGGGCTTGATGTAGCATATAAGCCTGACAGCCAAGATATTTGTTTTGTACCTGACAGAAATTATAAGAGTGTAATAACTAAAATACGTCCAGGTAGTAGCGAACGCGGTAAGATTATTCATATAAATGGGTTTGAGCTAGGAGAGCATAGTGGTATAATTAATTATACTATAGGGCAACGTCGTGGGCTTGGTGTAGCTTATAATGAGCCTTTATACGTGATAAAGATCGATCCTAATAATAATATAGTGTATGTGGGACCGGAATCCGCATTAAATGTACAGGAATTTATAATTAAAGATGTGAATTGGCTTGCAGATGAGATTCAAGATAATGAGAAGCTAGAAGTAGCCGTTAAAATTCGCTCAACAAGACCACCTCGTTTAGCTGAAATAAGTAAATTTGGTGATGATAAAATGAAAGTAAAATTTTTATCTGAAGAAAAAGCTGTTGCCCCTGGCCAAGCATGTGTTATTTATGCTGGTGAGAGGGTACTTGGCGGCGGCTGGATTACTAGGGATATCATTATCACTCCGTGA
- a CDS encoding cytochrome c oxidase assembly protein has translation MSKKSNRNFAFSLLGLVISMVLLSFASVPIYNLFCKVTGYGGTTVKETVSVYSKTKGTKPIIIEFDSNVDKNLPWRFIPRQQRVQIVPGQNTLVFYETENLSNNDIIGTSVYNITPNKAGKYFVKIHCFCFEEQLLKAGEKVLMPVTFYIDKDFELDPEMQDIKVLTLSYSFFKVRDVNFNK, from the coding sequence ATGTCTAAAAAATCTAATAGAAATTTTGCTTTTTCCTTACTAGGCTTAGTAATTAGTATGGTGTTACTAAGTTTTGCTTCCGTGCCTATTTATAATTTATTTTGTAAAGTTACAGGATATGGTGGTACTACTGTAAAAGAAACGGTGAGTGTATATTCTAAGACTAAAGGCACTAAACCTATAATTATCGAGTTTGATTCTAATGTCGATAAGAACTTGCCATGGCGTTTTATCCCAAGGCAACAAAGAGTACAAATTGTTCCAGGGCAGAATACTCTAGTGTTCTATGAAACAGAAAATTTAAGTAATAACGATATAATAGGGACATCCGTATATAATATTACTCCTAATAAAGCAGGAAAATATTTTGTAAAAATTCATTGTTTTTGTTTTGAAGAACAATTATTAAAAGCTGGTGAAAAAGTCTTAATGCCGGTTACGTTTTATATAGATAAAGATTTTGAGCTTGATCCTGAAATGCAAGATATTAAAGTACTCACCTTATCTTATAGTTTTTTTAAAGTTCGAGATGTTAACTTTAATAAATAA
- the rpoH gene encoding RNA polymerase sigma factor RpoH produces MTNNINALAISSESGFYSYLQKINKIPSLTQEEEFLLAKSYLEENDLQAAHKLVTSHLKLVAKIASGYRTYGLPITELVSEGNIGLMQAVKKFNPELGFRLSTYAMWWIKAAIQEYILKSWSLVKMGTTAAQKKLFFSLNKIKHKITNLYSRAITTDDFVQIADELGVSVNEVSEMNTRISGPDLSLNNSINSDDAESGELIELLPETRPTPEAMAINKQNYTAQKHLLASAMKILNDRELHILTERKLKDTPKTLDILSNEYNISKERIRQIENTAFEKIKKFILKHGRAVNTIT; encoded by the coding sequence ATGACTAATAATATTAATGCATTAGCAATCTCTAGCGAATCAGGATTTTATAGCTATTTACAGAAAATCAATAAAATCCCTTCACTTACGCAAGAAGAAGAATTTTTATTAGCGAAATCCTATTTAGAGGAAAATGATTTACAAGCTGCACATAAATTAGTAACTAGCCATCTTAAGCTTGTTGCAAAAATTGCAAGTGGCTATAGGACGTATGGTCTTCCTATTACCGAATTGGTTTCAGAAGGTAATATAGGTTTAATGCAGGCAGTAAAAAAATTCAACCCTGAACTTGGTTTTCGTCTATCAACATATGCTATGTGGTGGATTAAAGCTGCCATACAAGAATATATATTAAAATCTTGGTCATTAGTAAAGATGGGAACAACGGCCGCACAAAAAAAGTTATTTTTTAGCCTTAACAAAATTAAGCATAAAATTACTAATTTATATTCAAGGGCTATTACGACCGATGATTTTGTACAAATAGCAGATGAGCTAGGCGTTTCAGTTAATGAAGTCTCCGAAATGAATACTAGAATTTCAGGTCCTGATTTATCATTAAATAACTCCATAAATAGTGACGATGCGGAATCAGGAGAGCTAATAGAATTATTACCGGAAACACGCCCTACTCCCGAGGCTATGGCTATTAATAAGCAAAATTATACTGCTCAAAAGCACTTACTAGCAAGTGCTATGAAGATTTTAAACGATAGGGAGCTTCATATTTTAACAGAGCGTAAATTAAAAGATACCCCTAAAACTTTAGATATTCTAAGCAATGAGTATAATATTTCTAAGGAACGTATTAGACAAATAGAGAATACGGCATTTGAAAAAATAAAAAAGTTTATTTTAAAACATGGTAGAGCAGTGAATACCATAACTTGA
- the rpiB gene encoding ribose 5-phosphate isomerase B: MKTYNIVIASDHSGYKLKSKIINYLEHKSLKVYDCGTNNTQIVDYPDYAKKVVDIIIAKLAPIGILINDTGIGMSIAANRSSDIRAALCNDILTAENAKAHNDANILILGAKTIDPEIVFDIIDRFLTTKFEGGRHNTRLLKIK, encoded by the coding sequence ATGAAAACTTATAATATTGTTATAGCTAGTGATCATTCAGGTTACAAGCTTAAGTCTAAAATTATTAATTATTTAGAACATAAATCTTTAAAGGTTTATGATTGTGGAACAAATAATACACAAATCGTTGATTATCCTGATTATGCTAAGAAAGTGGTAGATATTATTATTGCAAAATTAGCACCTATCGGTATTTTAATTAATGATACAGGGATAGGGATGTCGATAGCTGCCAATCGCAGCTCGGACATAAGAGCTGCTTTATGCAATGATATATTAACTGCCGAAAATGCTAAAGCTCATAATGATGCTAATATACTAATACTCGGTGCAAAAACCATAGATCCTGAAATAGTATTTGATATTATAGATAGGTTTTTAACCACTAAATTTGAAGGCGGTAGACATAACACCCGCTTATTAAAGATAAAGTAA
- a CDS encoding murein hydrolase activator EnvC family protein has protein sequence MKYPVALSTIIYFCLIACVDQSPAPIEYKVGAINANNNLIELDHDEGLIVQRTMEDTTTSEKVSGILEEPKAKIIEEDNDNIEIPIFQHEDEEVIEQLNFAKPLNGVIITNFKAGKSKGIDIAAKEHSEVKSIAAGTVIYSGFNKQFGNLVIVKLDKDDLEVAYANLDDLLLKKGDKVAKNSVIGHVEHKLYFAMRKHKVVVDPSKYIPSLNE, from the coding sequence ATGAAATATCCTGTTGCACTTAGTACTATTATATATTTTTGTTTAATTGCTTGCGTTGATCAGTCACCTGCTCCAATTGAGTATAAAGTGGGAGCTATTAATGCAAATAATAATCTTATTGAACTAGATCATGATGAGGGATTAATAGTGCAAAGAACTATGGAGGATACTACTACATCAGAAAAAGTTAGTGGTATACTTGAAGAACCAAAGGCAAAAATTATAGAAGAGGATAATGATAATATTGAGATCCCTATATTTCAGCATGAAGATGAAGAAGTGATAGAACAATTAAACTTTGCAAAACCGTTAAATGGGGTAATTATTACCAATTTTAAAGCCGGTAAAAGTAAAGGGATAGATATTGCAGCTAAAGAACATAGCGAAGTTAAATCTATAGCTGCAGGCACGGTAATATATTCAGGTTTTAATAAACAATTCGGTAATTTAGTAATAGTGAAATTAGATAAAGACGATCTAGAAGTAGCATATGCTAATTTGGACGATTTATTACTTAAAAAAGGTGATAAGGTTGCTAAAAATAGTGTTATCGGGCATGTAGAACATAAGTTATATTTTGCTATGCGTAAACACAAAGTAGTAGTTGATCCAAGCAAATATATACCTAGCCTAAATGAATAA
- the tolB gene encoding Tol-Pal system beta propeller repeat protein TolB, protein MRNIIYCILLCFSFTAYALEKINIEYGRADPTPIAINKFDADTSTDDIVGHDMVKVIANDLKLSGLFRPISSASFIEEKTGIEYKPLFSAWRQINASLLVNGEVKKLESGKLKISFILWDTLLEKQLTGEILEVPKNLWRRAAHKIADKIYEKITGDSGYFDTKIAYVSESRSLPKIKRIALMDYDGANNKYLTNGTSLVLTPRFARSADKIFYVSYATKRRALIYEKDLKTGKESIVSDCPGISFAPRFSPDGRKAVMSIAKNGSTHIYEIDLATKRLHKLTDGFGINTSPSYSPDGKKIVYNSDRNGVPQLYIMNSDGSGVQRISFGGGSYAAPSWSPKGDYIAFTKIARGDGGKTFNIGIMKACPQDDENSERIITSGYLVESPCWSPNGRVIMFSKGWPSRFKTPGKNKIFAIDLTGHNEREIITPEDASDPEWSMVLN, encoded by the coding sequence GTGAGAAATATTATATATTGTATACTATTGTGCTTTAGTTTTACAGCTTATGCACTTGAAAAAATAAACATTGAGTATGGGAGAGCTGATCCTACACCTATAGCAATAAATAAATTTGATGCTGATACTTCTACTGATGATATAGTAGGTCATGATATGGTTAAAGTTATTGCTAATGATTTAAAGCTTTCTGGATTATTTCGTCCTATTTCCTCTGCATCTTTTATAGAAGAAAAGACAGGAATAGAATATAAACCGCTTTTTTCTGCGTGGCGTCAGATTAATGCTAGTCTTTTAGTAAACGGTGAAGTGAAAAAACTAGAAAGCGGTAAGCTTAAAATTAGTTTTATATTATGGGATACATTACTTGAAAAACAGCTCACCGGTGAAATCCTTGAGGTACCGAAAAATTTATGGCGAAGAGCTGCTCATAAAATTGCTGATAAAATTTATGAAAAAATTACCGGTGATTCTGGCTATTTTGATACTAAAATAGCATATGTATCAGAAAGCAGGTCTTTACCAAAAATAAAAAGAATTGCTTTGATGGATTATGATGGGGCTAATAATAAATATCTTACCAATGGAACATCACTAGTACTAACACCAAGGTTTGCCCGTTCAGCAGATAAGATTTTTTATGTTTCATACGCAACTAAAAGAAGAGCACTCATTTATGAAAAAGATTTAAAAACAGGCAAAGAAAGTATAGTTAGTGATTGTCCCGGTATATCTTTTGCTCCTAGATTCTCACCAGATGGTAGAAAAGCTGTAATGTCGATAGCTAAAAACGGCTCAACCCATATTTATGAAATCGACCTTGCTACTAAACGGCTTCATAAATTAACTGATGGTTTCGGTATTAATACTTCTCCTAGTTATTCGCCAGATGGTAAAAAAATTGTGTATAATTCTGATAGAAACGGTGTTCCTCAATTATATATTATGAATTCAGACGGTAGTGGTGTTCAGCGTATTAGTTTTGGCGGAGGTTCTTATGCTGCGCCTAGCTGGTCACCTAAAGGAGATTATATAGCATTTACTAAGATTGCTAGAGGAGATGGAGGAAAAACTTTTAATATTGGAATTATGAAAGCATGCCCACAAGATGATGAAAATAGTGAAAGGATAATAACAAGCGGATATTTAGTTGAAAGCCCTTGTTGGTCACCTAACGGACGAGTTATTATGTTTTCTAAAGGCTGGCCGTCAAGATTTAAAACTCCAGGAAAAAACAAAATTTTTGCAATTGATCTAACAGGTCATAATGAAAGAGAAATTATAACTCCTGAGGATGCTTCCGATCCGGAATGGTCTATGGTACTGAATTGA
- the thyX gene encoding FAD-dependent thymidylate synthase, whose amino-acid sequence MHNTTKRLVVPALEEILYEPIKVLDHGFIRVIDYMGDDSAIVQAARVSYGKGTKQLNQDKGLINYLLRHYHTTPFEMCDIKFHIKLPIFIARQWIRHRTASVNEYSARYSILGNEFYLPEPANIASQSVVNKQCREGDSLPQEVAEKVLMILEKDARQCYRHYKELMNADEEGNIIDENAIGIARELARMNLTLNYYTEWYWKINLHNLLHFLRLRADPHAQYEIRVYAEKMLEIVKAWVPFTYEAFEEYRLHGANISRKGLDLIKRMIKGEKVTHETSGMTKREWAELIKIFG is encoded by the coding sequence ATGCACAACACCACAAAAAGATTAGTAGTGCCAGCACTTGAAGAAATCTTATACGAGCCTATAAAAGTGTTAGATCACGGTTTTATTAGAGTTATTGACTATATGGGAGATGATAGTGCTATAGTACAAGCAGCACGTGTTTCTTATGGTAAAGGGACGAAGCAGTTAAACCAAGATAAAGGGTTAATAAATTACTTACTGCGGCATTATCATACTACCCCTTTTGAGATGTGTGACATTAAATTTCATATTAAACTACCGATATTTATTGCAAGGCAATGGATTAGGCACAGAACAGCTAGTGTTAACGAATATTCAGCAAGATACTCTATTTTAGGCAATGAATTTTATCTACCTGAACCGGCAAATATTGCTTCGCAATCTGTCGTCAATAAACAATGTAGAGAAGGCGATAGTTTACCACAGGAAGTAGCAGAAAAAGTATTAATGATTCTTGAAAAAGATGCTAGGCAGTGCTACAGACATTATAAGGAGTTAATGAATGCCGATGAAGAGGGTAATATTATAGATGAGAATGCTATAGGGATAGCAAGAGAACTTGCCCGTATGAATTTAACTTTAAATTATTATACTGAATGGTATTGGAAGATTAATTTACATAATTTACTTCATTTTTTAAGGTTGCGTGCTGATCCTCACGCTCAATATGAAATTAGGGTTTATGCAGAAAAAATGCTTGAGATAGTCAAAGCTTGGGTACCTTTTACTTATGAAGCTTTTGAGGAATATCGCTTGCATGGAGCAAATATTTCACGTAAAGGTTTGGACTTAATTAAAAGAATGATCAAAGGTGAAAAAGTTACTCATGAAACTAGCGGTATGACTAAAAGAGAATGGGCGGAGCTGATAAAGATTTTTGGGTAG
- the mutS gene encoding DNA mismatch repair protein MutS has product MDLQEFKQKYNYDVATKMMQQYLDIKFAHLDCLLLFRMGDFYEMFYEDAILASNVLGIALTKRGKNGEEVVPMCGVPYHALENYLTKLIEENYKVAICDQLETPEEAKNRGGYKAVVSRNVTRIITPGTIIEENLIAPAEPNYLVSLVILKNKETASLCYVDLSTSEIFVVNVPEAEILNELARLKPREILLSENLRSSNIADNIFKLLNFRITYQVDNFFDINKCEKIILDFYKMKDIKGIGEISSSQICTIGSILEYLSLTQKQNIPHLPIPKILNFHNYMTIDFATRRNLEIVTNSQGGVKGSLLSTINHTVTKQGGRLLYNFLSSPLTDIAKLNHRLNITDFFYSNLEIVSKIREYLKKISDIERCLTRITMNRSSGRDLLSIKYTLETAMIIKGVFVDVYGFNLPDFIEKIIKPLAGNEELYNLIEETIREDAPNNINEGGIIKHKYHPKVAQLHDLINNGKLYIEKLKDQYRKETGIDSLKICHNNVIGLFIDITAKNAKKITDPKFIHRQTTVNSVRYTTTELQKLESDLVNAKTLVISLEKELYADICRQVIVKAPYLRMLASSLSGLDVFCNFAYIADEYDYVKPKFTDDLSFDIVKGRHPVVEKALQHESKSFVYNDCRLSEFERIWLITGPNMAGKSTFLRQNAIIAIIAQIGSFVPAKSATIGVVDKIFSRIGAADDLIKGQSTFMAEMLETSAILAQSTKNSLIILDEVGRGTSTYDGVSIAWSVLEYIHDKLKCRCLFATHYHELTFMSNFLPALQNYTVAIEESDKDILFLHNIISGAADRSYGIHVAALAGLPASVINRAEQILLKFEKTSTNKRKNILSMESNNLSLFNLEANKTTISSKLDEKFSTIDPDKLSPKEALELIYELKKMV; this is encoded by the coding sequence ATGGATCTACAAGAGTTTAAACAAAAATATAATTATGATGTTGCAACGAAAATGATGCAGCAATATCTAGACATTAAATTTGCTCATTTAGATTGTTTACTATTATTTAGAATGGGTGATTTTTATGAGATGTTCTATGAGGATGCAATTCTTGCAAGTAACGTACTCGGTATAGCTCTAACAAAAAGAGGCAAAAATGGTGAAGAAGTAGTCCCAATGTGTGGCGTACCTTATCATGCTCTTGAGAACTATTTAACTAAGTTAATTGAAGAAAATTATAAAGTTGCTATTTGTGATCAACTCGAAACACCTGAAGAAGCAAAAAATAGAGGTGGTTATAAAGCGGTAGTTAGTAGAAACGTTACAAGGATTATAACACCAGGTACTATAATTGAAGAAAATTTAATTGCTCCAGCCGAACCTAATTATTTAGTAAGTCTTGTAATACTAAAAAATAAAGAAACAGCTAGCCTTTGTTATGTTGATCTTTCTACTTCTGAAATTTTTGTAGTTAATGTACCGGAAGCTGAAATTCTTAATGAACTCGCTCGTCTAAAACCTCGTGAAATTTTACTGAGCGAGAATCTAAGATCTTCTAATATTGCAGATAATATCTTTAAACTATTAAATTTTCGTATTACCTACCAAGTAGATAACTTTTTTGATATTAATAAATGTGAAAAAATTATTTTAGATTTTTATAAAATGAAAGATATTAAAGGAATTGGCGAGATATCTAGCAGTCAAATTTGTACTATAGGTAGCATTTTAGAATATTTATCGTTAACGCAAAAACAAAATATCCCTCATTTGCCGATCCCTAAGATTCTCAATTTTCATAACTATATGACTATTGATTTTGCAACTAGACGCAACCTTGAAATTGTAACAAACTCACAAGGTGGCGTGAAAGGAAGTTTACTAAGCACCATTAATCATACGGTTACTAAACAAGGAGGACGTTTATTATATAATTTTCTTTCTAGTCCTTTAACTGACATTGCAAAACTAAACCACCGTTTAAATATTACCGATTTCTTTTATTCCAATCTGGAAATAGTGTCAAAAATCCGTGAATACTTAAAAAAAATTAGCGATATAGAACGCTGCTTAACTCGTATTACAATGAATAGAAGCTCAGGTCGTGATTTACTTAGTATTAAATATACTTTAGAAACGGCGATGATTATTAAAGGAGTATTTGTCGATGTTTATGGTTTTAATTTACCTGATTTTATTGAAAAAATTATCAAACCTCTCGCAGGCAACGAAGAATTATATAATTTAATAGAGGAAACAATAAGGGAAGATGCTCCAAACAACATAAATGAAGGCGGTATAATAAAACATAAATATCATCCGAAAGTAGCACAATTACATGATTTAATTAATAATGGAAAATTATACATTGAAAAGCTAAAAGATCAATATCGTAAAGAAACGGGTATAGATAGCTTAAAAATATGCCATAATAATGTTATAGGTCTTTTTATCGATATAACTGCTAAAAATGCTAAAAAAATTACTGATCCTAAATTTATTCACCGTCAAACAACAGTTAATAGTGTACGTTATACTACTACTGAATTACAAAAGCTTGAAAGTGACCTAGTCAATGCTAAGACTTTAGTAATAAGCTTAGAAAAAGAATTATATGCGGATATTTGTAGGCAAGTAATTGTAAAAGCTCCTTATTTACGAATGCTTGCAAGCTCTTTAAGTGGGCTTGACGTATTTTGTAATTTTGCTTATATTGCTGATGAATATGATTATGTTAAGCCTAAATTTACCGATGACCTAAGTTTTGATATCGTTAAAGGACGACATCCTGTAGTAGAGAAAGCACTACAGCACGAAAGCAAAAGCTTTGTATATAATGACTGCCGATTATCAGAGTTTGAGCGTATTTGGTTAATTACCGGTCCTAATATGGCAGGAAAAAGTACTTTCTTACGACAAAATGCTATTATTGCAATCATTGCACAAATAGGTTCATTTGTACCAGCAAAAAGTGCCACAATAGGAGTAGTTGATAAAATATTTAGCCGAATAGGTGCTGCCGATGACTTAATTAAGGGACAATCAACATTTATGGCAGAGATGCTTGAAACTTCGGCAATTCTTGCCCAATCTACAAAAAACTCACTAATCATACTTGATGAGGTAGGTAGAGGCACTTCCACTTACGACGGTGTATCTATAGCATGGTCGGTACTTGAATATATCCATGATAAACTGAAATGCCGCTGTCTTTTTGCTACACATTATCATGAGCTAACCTTTATGAGTAATTTTCTACCAGCTTTACAAAATTATACTGTCGCGATTGAGGAGTCAGATAAAGATATTCTATTTTTACATAATATTATCTCAGGTGCCGCCGATAGGTCATATGGTATCCATGTTGCAGCCTTAGCTGGTCTTCCTGCAAGCGTTATAAATAGAGCAGAGCAAATTCTACTTAAATTTGAAAAAACTTCTACCAATAAAAGAAAAAATATCTTATCGATGGAATCAAATAATTTAAGTTTGTTTAACCTCGAAGCTAATAAAACTACTATAAGCAGCAAATTAGACGAAAAATTTAGCACTATTGATCCTGATAAACTATCACCTAAAGAAGCACTTGAGCTAATTTATGAGTTAAAGAAAATGGTTTAA